GGTTTTCTAATTTCCCGCTAGATAGAGAGAGAAGAGAAGAGAAGAGAAGAGAAGTGAAAGAAAGAAAGAGTGATCGAAGAAGAAGATGGCGATGGAAGTAGCGACACCGGCTTTTGCACCGATCACATCACCGGAGATAAACATCGTCCTCGCGGCGGCGAAGAAGGCTTCCGTTGAGACTCACAAGAAGAACAGGATCCAAGTCTCCAACACGAAGAAACCTTTGTTCTTCTACGTTAATCTCGCCAAGGTAATTGTTAAAATCTCATGATCGATCTTTAAACGTTTTGATTGTTTTCTGTTAATTTGTGTTTGTTAGTATTCCAAAGAGAACAATTGTGTTTTGATTCTTTTATTCGGCTGATGCAGAGGTACATTCAGCAACACAACGAGGTCGAGCTCTCTGCGCTTGGAATGGGTATATACATCCTTAATCTTCTTTAAAAGCTTGTTGATGGTGTGTGTATTTACTTTTTAACTGTTTGATTTTGTAAATAGCAATCACGACTGTGGTAACAATCTCTGAGATATTGAAGAACAATGGATTGGCGACAGAGAAGAGTTAAGTATGAAGTTTCTCTCTCTTTTTTTTGTTTTTATGATAAGAAGCTTTCGTCTGATTTCAAGAATGTGTTTTCATGTTTGTTTCAGAAGTGTTGACATCGACAGTGGGATTGAGA
This sequence is a window from Brassica oleracea var. oleracea cultivar TO1000 chromosome C1, BOL, whole genome shotgun sequence. Protein-coding genes within it:
- the LOC106300130 gene encoding uncharacterized protein At2g34160 yields the protein MAMEVATPAFAPITSPEINIVLAAAKKASVETHKKNRIQVSNTKKPLFFYVNLAKRYIQQHNEVELSALGMAITTVVTISEILKNNGLATEKKVLTSTVGLRDETKGKMVQKAKIEIVLAKSAKFDSLVPPVTNGKTPEEVAKAESEAAVEVQEAAATEA